The genomic stretch ATAATCGAAACTGGATCTACGCGTGTAGTTCAGTCATTTAtcccttttttttaattacatcttTAATCTAAAGTACCTTTACCTTACAAAGAATTTTAGCGGAACTGAAAATTTGtctggaaaataaaaaatactgaacattTGTTGGTATCGCGTAACCTAGGAAATATCAACTGAATCtagtataggtaatatttaattGTCTCGTAGAATATCCTTAATTGCAGAGCATTGAAAATCTACGTGAAGAATAGATATAACATGGATTATGATTTATCACGAATAGATTACACGATATGTGGCATCACATATCCGGACACACTGAAAATATTACCTCCTTCTGGACAAAAACTTGAACAAAAGGTACGTTTGTTACCACTTTTTTAAGGTCGCGAAAGAATACGACGTTCTAATTTAGGTGAAGTGTACAGATGATCATCTTTATCATTAGAGTTccaatgtaggtatttatagaaCATACCTACCACGTTCATAGTCGCTTCTACAGAGTCCTCCATTGAAAGCTCACTTGATAATACAGGTGAAAATAGAATAGTTCATAATTAGTTTGCAGTTGGTGATAAAAATGGAGTCTTGCAATGTTTGACCATAAAAGATGAAGAGCCTGTGGTTCAATTCAAAACATTACCGGGCAAACCAATAACGTCTGTCCAACTAGCAAGTAGTTTGGGTAAGTCAAATTCTTCAGAAGAGATCAAGAAAATCTATTTTACTTGAGTTTACTTATATCCAAATTCACGTAGTAGTTCCCACACGGGTGAAAACGCTGAAAGAatctagtaaaataaatataaagatatgCACTATAAGCACATGACGATTACCTAATCAtgataatatacatacataaatacgtgttccatataaataggtatttaacgGTTTCTTTCTTGTTTGTATACCTACATCTCTGGTCTTTTATAGTAGTACCCTGGTATTTGTATAAAACCTATGTTTTTATTGTAGGAACTCAAGCAGATAAGATATTCACAGCTTCAGGTAATGAAGTCAAAGGATATACAAGAAAAGGAAAGGTGTTCCTCAGCATCGAAACTTCTCTCACGGAAACGATCACTTCAATGCAAGTTATTTTCTTATCACATATCCAAATCTGTTAAATGCCCACGTAGATACCTTTCTGTAGGTAATAGGTATCTACTTTTTTTTAGTTCTTCGATCACAACTACTTTTCAGGTGCATTATTGGAAGTGATTTGATATTATGCAGCGGTCGAACGGTTACTTACTATAGAGATCTTCGGGAGTATCATTCGTATATTTGTGACGACAGAGTTCTCGACATAGCAGCATTTGCGGTACCTAATGtcagaattatttatttgattgctTATCGTAATAAAAGTCTCACCGGCTGAATTTTGCATAACTGTGATTACAGAACACAAGAATTCGACTGTTGGTTTTAATCGCTAACAAAGGAGCAATTCTCCTAGAAAATGGAAAACTTATATCTCGAACGGTAATTTCATCGGGTCCATCCCGATTAGCTGTTCCGCCTTCAACACATGCAACAGATATAGTCGCTTTCTACGGAGCTGGAGATGGGTCTATAGGCCTCATTTCTTATGAAGAGCAAGTGTCATTTATAACTAAGTGCTTACTTAAGCTTTTGATGTAGATAAATACATACCACTTATAATcccaagatatattttttacagatttacaCTATCAAGTAAATGCTTAGTGGAAGGAAGAGGATTGGGCTCGGTAGTATGTCTCGGCTGGTACTTCAATAATGGTAACTTCCATTTAAGTGTTGGTCGTCACGATGGCTCCATCCAGTTGTATCTCGTCGACATGGAGAATTTTGGTGAAAAACCACGTCTGAAGTACACTTATGTTTGTATTGGTTCATAGAACTTCAGCAATATTTCAATTCTATGTTCTCAGAAGATCACCTCAGtctacctatatattttcttttagttcTGCGGAGAACCTGTGACTTCGGTTACTGGCGGGTGCGTGGGTATCGATGAACCTGAATTACTCGTGGCAACTTTTTCGGGAAGAGTTTTTGCTCTAAGGTCCAGCCACTTAGTGACTGGGGCTAAGATTCCACAAGACAACTTAGCAGCAAGACGAGGAAAACTTGAGTACGTTAgttaaaggtttttttatgaCCACTTCACCTTACAGCGCTGCGCGTAGTTAGTCACTCATTTTTCACATTTCATCGATTTTCCTATTTTCGAATAGGTAAATAAGTGTATTCATTTTATATCTATCAGGGTAGAAGTTGCACGTTTAGAGAAACAAACTGCAAATGAGAGGgaaaaatatcaaagaaacACTCGGTCTCTGCACGCTGGGTTGTCCACACCACCGCTGCTGGATATTCAATATGAGGTAAATACACAACTCCCAACTAATTAGGTACTAACTTAAATTTTTTTGATAATcatcaggcacggtggagtgatgacttgcgcaagacggctggcaggagctggatgcgagaagcggaaaatcgatctcagtggcgtgcacttggagaggcctatgtccagcagtggactgcgataggctgatgatgatgatgatttttttttgtccccTTATTTGGGATctttcccaaaaataattactgtTTAATCTTAACAGTTGTTAGGAGCAACAAGCGACGGGTGGCAAGAGGTGAGAATTACATCTGCAGTTCCGTTGGAtatgctttttatttattgtaacacGAAGCTGGAAATGCAAACGGACACAGCAGCCGTTTTGAGTATCTGTTCGTCaaaggtaatttattttgtatcttaTTTAGTACTCTGGTAATTACATTCATtcatattttgtattgtttcttAGGATAACGGGTCCGATTTACTTGCTTCTGTAAGATGTCAAGCTGGAACGCGAAGAGTTTGGGTAAAAATGAGAGATATGCTTGATTGTTCTACGGAATCAAGATTTCAGGGAAAACGTGTCCTTATTTACGCGCTACCCGCAGGCGCACCGAGAGTAGCTCGGCTAGTTACCCTTAAATTACCAGCTCTACCTTATTATTCTGGCCATGAAGCATCGGAAAAGGATCACGAAAAGGAAAGGTAAGGAAGTCATTATGTAGATTGTAATATAAATTCTACCTACAAAATGTGATCCTGACCAAGAttcctaagacgacccactgaccagaTTTTTATCTAGAAGATCAGTGTCCAGTAGATATTGTAGATGACCCCCTAAAATTTTTGCAGAATTTGGTGTCAACTAGAAGTCTCAGGAAGCTTTTCTGTAGCTGAAATTACTTCTTGGCTTACGGAAGCTTTGCCTGGTGAACTTCCTAGGCCGGCGGCGAATGTAACATTTACCAGATCACACACTCTTCTAGAAACTGTCTTAATTTGTCAATATCAGTAAGTTAACTTTGAATAGTATCTAGGTATAGCTCAATATCTTAATCATATTTTGTGATTCATTCTTATCTGTTTCGGCTTTCGGCAGACGAGGGCTGGCAATTTTCAAATCTGACAACGTATCTACTATAGCAACAATTCGAAATATAATGTCGAACTGTTCAGTGGAGAAGAGCATTCGCGTGGAAATATCTTGCGGTAGGTACCTAAGCATgaagaaataatgttttagaCTCGATATCGGTACTATATGTATAGGCTCTAATCATTTTAATTTCACATTTACAGACATTCCAGATTATTGTTGTATAAGGGCATTTAaaaatttggaaaataaattcaaGCAAGAGTATCAAAAGAACAAAGatcttattttgaaaaatgcTATCAGGTGAGTTCCATTTGGTATTTTCCCGGCAAAATTCTTCGGAGACACCACTTAACAAAGGTTGTGGTGAGGACACCTAGTTACCTACTCATTAAATTTATGAGGGAGGGGAAATGTTTAGTAGGTAGGAGTTACCATATAAATCTAAAAAGTAGAAGTGCCAAGGAGGCATATTTGTGTCCGAGCAATTTTAGCACCTGGAATGCGTGTTCAAATAAACGTCTAGCGCTCGCTGATGAACgctatctgaaaaaaaaatattttcgaatatGCTGCTGGACTCCGAGTAAATAacccactatagttcggccattcagagaatgcgttcctgacacgtcgcgattgaactgacgacgtaactacattcattgattattgatataataatgttgttttaatgctcctcaattgttaaaacggtaaacaaccagcaaaaatatttttatcgtaactgcaacgccattgcaaagttacgtcgtcagttcaatcgcgacgtgtcaggaacgcattctctgaatggccgaactatagtagtggTATTGGTTATACCGCCAAGGGTTGGTCGCCAGAGCCTATGTAAtgcaggtaggtacctacctatgtaatgATTTTAACGCGACTCCAATTCGACCGTTGGACTACAAAGAACATTTACGATTACGACTACTTACGAAtacctaataaatatataactaaTGGCATTGTcagataacattaaaattatgtattacaGTATGTTGGACTTGGACAGTTCAATGAATGAGGAAGGCCCTATAATGTGTCAAGAATATGCTCGAGTATGGGATTCCAGGGAGAGTATCAATGAAAACCAATTCAATGAGCTCGTAGGTAAGACCTGTAAGAAATAGGAAATTGCTCTTGTAAAAGCACTTTACATTATAGAAATATTCGCTCGGTTTTAAACGCAATAACCGCGAACCTAAACAACTATCGATTTCTGCCAGGACTTCGTCAGTTTTTGATGCTGTTCGGCacataaaattgtttatgtCTTCACAGAGGCGGTTTTGCAGTGGTACTCGGATTTACGGGCATTAAGTCTACATGAGAACAACAGTAATGAAACTTCTAAATTACGAGCTGCTCTAACTGAATACCGACTGGATGATGTATACAAAATACTTTCTAGCAATTCTTCATCTTTACAAGAGTTCTAAATGTTGCATCGTGCCTTAAAATGGTCttgtaaattattaaagaagtatatttgttttgacataaatatatttaaggtgTTTCATTTAACTACTGTCTTGTTTGTGTATGTATTCTTTCAAGTTCTAAATCATAATGGTAAAGGGCATGGGTATTATCGCCAATTGCCATTAGTTTTGTTATGTGGGTAGCCATTTCATTAATAGATTTTACTTGATCCGTCAAAAATTGAGATGTGACGAAATCTGCATAGTGAAAATCTTTGAGTTCCTCAGCTAGTTTAACTCCATTTTCTAAAAGCTGGAAAGAAACCCACTGACTAAGCCTTTCAATACTATAAATTGATATAAGAATAAACACCGAAAAAAATCTTACCACAGTAATTTCTTTCTCCATACAAAGTCCTTGTTTAAATGCGTCAAGAAGTGTTAGATCCTTGTTCGGGGTTGGTGGTTCCAATCCAGGTATCAAAGGTGTTCCTCCTCGCAATATCTGATAATTTATGAATTTCTGCATGTGATCTAATtcttctttatacattttcataaaaaatgcacCAGCACCAAACTGTGATTTCGAAGGATGAAGAAATGTCACAGCTATGTTTAGATAATCCTGCCCAGCTTGCTGCTCCGCCTTAATTTGTTTGTTCACTGATTCCTCAATTTTTGAGCTGTAGTTACTCTTGTAGTAtgtgttttttctatttaataaaattataggaaACTGTTttctacaaacataaaattcaaaaaggaacacattttttttcgaaaacatcTGTTGAATTTCGATAGTTTATTAAACACTAGGTATTTTGGTCAGATACATTGAGGTctgatagtaaataaaaatacaagacATTGACATTTCGCCCTACTCTAGTAGGCATTTTCGCCCGGTTCAAAACGACATACAAAACGCAAACGTAACGACTTGTCCAGCTAAAGCTTAGGACGCACTGCGATTAAACGCGCGTGGTTTATGAACAGCTAAAAACGCAACAACGCGCATCAGTATGTACGCACTGCGGCTAGCGTTTTGCCTACATTTGTTTAATTTCACCTCAGatcaaattgaataaaaaccGAATGCGATTAAGCGCCGTACATGCGCCTCCTGGGACACAAACAAACCGCGGCAAAAATGTAAcaagttacatttttttaatcagtcactgaaaaaaATCAGTAATGCGTGCAGTTTTGCTGGTTCAGACCTAAACCAGGGCTTAAATGCGGGCGTTTAATCGCTGTGCGTGCTAAGCCTAACGGACGGAAGTTTTTGACATAagtcttgatttttttataaattcattCAGTAGTCAGAGGGGAGTGTCCGATTTTTTGTGACTAAAACCAACCAATGACCCTTCCAGAGCCCtttgtatgttttaaaaattttacaaatGCTCTCATACTAGAATTGACAAAATCTCAATGATTTAGTGTCCCGATAATTAATTTGAGAGATGGATTGAGAAATGCCCATCTGCCGATTCCGATCAAATAGGTTTTCTCATAGTCCCCAAATGCCAAATGACGTTAAGCTATATGCTATTCTGATCTTATATGGGCAGATGTCCAGTGTCCAGGATATCTGCAGTGTTGTGTTGGTTCAACATAACTCTTGGATTTTTGACTGGACTGGGTTTTGGAGTATTAGTGATAAAGTGATTTTTTAAAGAGACATAGTTTTGGCTTTGAATTTAAAagaaatcaattaatttaacaaaCATTTATTGAAACTAATTATCACTAAAGTAGGTCCTAAAATATTATACACTATTCACACTTTTTAACTGTTGCATTATAATTAAACTTAATGTTTTTCTTActgaaaaggttttatttacttttggaaAGGATAGTAATCAAGGCCAGAATTGTATTTGAATTTATGTGTGAATCGATTTACTTGTGTTTTTCCAACTTCGATCATTTTCTGGACTTCTTCTCTGTATGCCGGTGGCAGAAGTTCTTCTTCTAAAGTGCAATTATTGTCACAAGTTTCTTCACTCTTAAAAATTCGTCGCCTTATCACATCCACGTCTCTGCTGTATTCTTCTTTCAAATCCCAGACTGCTTTGGTCGCAGTatcaattttgaaaacaaaataattggctTCCTTGTGAACTATACCATGAGCAGTAGTTTTGTAAGGCATAGGTCTGAAGCCCAGGTTATCTATATTCCTTATGATACCTCCTCGATCGAAAATTGCTTGAGAAATTCTTTTGAGAGTAGTTTTAAGTTCTGGTTTAGGCATCGCACGTAACATGAGAGCTAGCTCGTAGGTAGGcatgataaatatatattttggaaTTCAGGAAATAAGAAGAAGCAGAGGTTATGTTGATGGAATTACAGTTTCAGGTGACATTTGACAATTTCATTTGAGTTTGACATAAGGTGATGGGTGTTGAGTCTATGTGGTCTATGCCTCTAAACAGGATAATGCTCTTTctcaagaaataaaaaactactTGAATTGATCTTGCATATTTTATTAGACCCCTGActctttatattaatatagcaTTATCGTCTGCCTCTCCATTCAGTCTTCGGTTTCATGAAAAATATCAAGAACTCAAAACGTTTTGAGCATACTGTAAATGACGCGAACGCAAAcgcaagaattaaaaaaaaacacactaagCAAATCAATCATGGCGACAGCGTGTGCTATGCTTTGGTGAATGAAATAGTAAATTGACAATATCGGAAGGAAATCTTTTCGGCTGATTCTAACCATGGGATCACATGCGAAATTTGTTTCCGATTACTGTAAAACTTGGGACAAATCCGGAAAGGAGCAATTGTAAGTTTAAAATTTCTATGTTATGAACCACGGTATAATAGTGATTTGTATTCTGCCTCTAGTCAGCCAGCCAGTTATGATGTGAATATTATCAACTCCTAGctatatatttaattacatgCAATGGATTATGAATAGATCAGTAATAATACTATTGAATTCATACTGTACAAACATACacaacttttgtattttttactcaTCCACAACATAACATTGAAAAATATGGTGTTTGGCTTATTTCTCATCACTTGATGACCTCTAATAGATGAATATATGATATTACCTCTTAGTAAACTACTTAGATCTGATACTGAAAATCAATTGAATTGTTTAAGTATCACATGATCAAGAAGGCTATGGTAATTACACACCTTTGTTAAAAACATGTCTGAAGTTGTGGTTATGGGTAACATTTATTGATTCTTGGTACATCTTCAATACAATGTATGGGTCGCTATTAAATGCAATTTAAGCAGAcagctatataaaaatataaattaatttcagttAAACTCTTCACAATCAAATCACTATCGATTAAAATTATGGTACCTGTTGAATTTAGAGAAACATATCAGTTATTATGTTAAACTTGTTCTTcagtatttattaattattactgtCTTAGTTTAGTTGTAACAATAGTTAAATTGAAAAATGGGTCATGTTGATTAAATGTTTACTTTCAGTGTGAAACATGTGACTCAATTTATCAAAGATGACGAAAGAAGTCCACTATTTACAAAGTCAGGTAAAGTTTCTGGATTATCTCAGACAATATATGACTTATTGCTCAGCGGTCTTCGAGGGAATCTTAAGAAAGAAGCTGTTCTCTCTGCCCTTAAGGAGATATCTGTAAGTTAAAAGTTTTTACCTCTATACCTATGATGTGGTTCTgagtttatgttttaaataatgttatttaagcATCTATTTTTGTAATACATGCTCAGACAatgtaaagtataaaaaaattgctCAAATATAAGGTGAAATATTTTGCAGGTATTGCATGCAGATATCCCATCAATAATACTAGATGTAGTCAGTGTGCTTGATGCAGAGACCTGCACAGATGTGCAAAGTGAAGAGCGCACTAATTTCTGCCACATTATTAGGGAATTAGAGCCATTCATATCAGATAAACTCCTAAAAGAGAGGTTGGAAATTGACACCCTACAAGATGCTGGCACTctgaaaaataaactcttttATACTAAGTTTATAAAAATCAAGACTAAGTTGTAGTGAGTATTCTTGgtacatttatgtattttcaattttgctcataaaatattattactttctAACATGTGATTGCATTTTCAGTTATAAACAAcgtaagtttaatttatttagagaAGAAAGTGAAGGATATGCTAAGTTAATTGTTGAATTAAATCAGGAAATAATTGAGAAGACAGAATGGAAGAATTTATTAGAAATCATTCAGTCACTAATAGGTATGCACAAGTGTTATTAAATTGTagcatcatcattatcattcaATCAAACATGTTGaccaataacattttaataataatttcaggTTGTTTCAACTTGGACCCCAACAGGGCACTAGATATAATTTTAGAATCTTTTGAGTCAAGAACACATTCAGATCAATTATTTATACCACTAATAAAGAACTACATGGGTGATCCCCAAGTCATTTCTGAGGTTTTGGGCTTCAAGCTTGGAAACATGGAAGTACTTGAAAATTATAAAGAACCACCACCCCTGATGACTGTAATAGCTTTGCTTTTGCAACATCAGGTCATATCTCTTGATGACATATATCCATGGGTATGTATGcatatttgaatataatatttctaaattttataaagaaaatcagTAATGATAATGCTACTCTCTGTATAGTTACGTCCTGATGACTCCATAATGGCCAAAGAAGCAGAAAAAGAATTGAAAACTGTACAGGACTACATTCGTAAACTAAGCATTGTGTCAACTAAGGGACCTCAACCCAATGGGCCAACTGAATATGTTGAAGCCGCAGCTGATCCTCAGGTATGTTATGCTAATTAAATAAGTTGGCCATTTATGCTAGAGAAAAgtgatgtttatgttttttttttactgtatttaCTAGGAATATTGGGGTAATCAGAAGTTGGTGCTATGTGAAGCTTTGCTAAAGGTGACTGCTTGGCGTGAATTCGCGGCCCTATCCGCTCGCTTGCCGACCAACATCATGCCTCAGCGGCCTGCCGTGGCCTTATGTAACATGCTTCACGCTCTTGTTGAGCCTATATACAGATCGTAAGTATCAATTTATCACCATTTATAATAAGGTTTCTTtttatgtaacatattttttttgttttgtattgaaatatttacacaacTCATCACAATTGTACAAATAGGTACTGAATTTCTGACTCGAGACTAAATAATTTATCCTATGCAATTCGTGAACAAACAAGGAAAATTTTGCGCCTTATGAATAgcattaaaattttaactagcattattttgttcattgtaATGTAAGTCAATGTAGGTCAGAATTAGATGAATTTATATTATCTCTTTATCTTTCAGTAATTGTCGAGTTGCTCCAAAAATAATAGGCAAACCTATCCCACCTCTAAAGTCAAGTCTGGCACCTCCAGCTTGCAAGACATTTGAAGACATGAAAGAGACTGTCATTCCAGCTTTGATCCTGCTAGGGCCGTCTCTTCATTATGATCctattttaatgtacaaagtaagtaaattacattttgtagtCATGTGAACATGAGCACTGTACATATGTTGAAAAGATAAATATTATCGCCATTTTGCCCATTGTAGATAATTCGTATCCTAAGAACTGCGCGGTCTATGAAAGAGGATCCATTACATCATGAAGCGCTTACAGTTTTGGATGCCGCCATATTGCCAGCTTTGACTTTGATGGATGGTAACTGTTGTATGGCTGAAGAAGTCTATACCTTGTTGAAGTTATACCCGTATCAGTGCAGGTAAGCTGATTAAAGTGCGGATTCTCAATGATGTTTATTAAAAGAGTTATTAACtccttatattttaattttaaaaggtaTTGCCTATACTCTCGCTGGAAAAACGAAGCTGCCGAAAGAATACCCTCTCTGATGCGTGTGCGGGGTAACTCCTTGCAGAGAATTAAGCACATAATGAAACGTGTttccaaagaaaatataaaacctCAGGGTCGTCTGATTGGAAAACTGTCGCATGCTGCTCCTACTTTAATTTTTGACTATATGCTGCTACAGGTAAACAACAGTTTCATTTTGTACTTTTGCATTCCATTAAGTTGAAATTTGAGCATCATAAGCTCTCATCAGTtcagtcagtattttttttctcccaCTTTAAaggggcaaagttatttgacacaaGCTGTAGTTAACAGCATGGATGTAGTGACGAAACAGTACCCATATTTTTTCCCATTTCCGTGTATCAGATCCAAACATACGACAACCTGATCGGTCCGGTGGTGGAGTCGCTGAAGTACCTGACGTCGCTGTCGCTGGACGTGCTGGGCTACTGCGTGCTGGAGGCGCTGTGCGGCgggcgcgcgggcggcggcgcggcgcacCCCGCGTGGCTGCAGGCGCTCGCCGCCTTCGCCGGCGCCGCCTTCAAGAAGCACAACATCGAGCTCACGGCCTTGCTGCAGTTCGTTGCTAACAGGCTTAAGGCGCAGCAGAGGTTTGTATTCTTGCTGGATTTTATTTGGctacaaatataattaaagcTTCTCGAAGAAAAAAATGATGTACATGAAATATCCTGGAAAAGCGCGTAGCCACCACAAGATTCTATGATCAAATCAAGTTCTCCAATTCTAGGAATATTGTAAGATACAAAACATTTGTTAGTTTACGAGATCAGAATTGCATGTATATGAATTGTTTCAGTCAAGACCTGCTGATCCTCAAAGAAATTGTACAGAAGATGGCCGGTATAGAGGCCGCTGAAGAAATGACACCTGAACAGTTAGAGGCAATGGCTGGAGGCGAACTCTTGAAAGGGGaggtaattaatttaacaacaGTATCAAAATAATGCACCTCGGTAAAGAAcgaaaatataattacatacaCATTTTTTGACAGGCTGGATACTTTTCTCAAGTGAGGAACACGAAACGATCGTCAGCCAGATTAAAAGAAGCTATCGTCGGAAATAATTTGGACATTTCGTTGTGTATACTAGCTGCACAACAGCGTCATTGTTGTGTTTGGAAAGGTTTGTTCTAACACCTTGAGATTATGTTTGATTATGAATTGAATTGAGGTCTAAATACTGTACTTTCTTTTAACAGAATATGACGAAGACCTTTCCTCAAGTGGTGAGCCACCAGGGTCACAGCTAAAAGTTGTCGGCAGATTAGCCGATCAATGTCAAGATGCTTTAGTACAACTTGGTACCTTCTTGGCATCATCTCATGCCCCTGACGAATATGCCGCGAGATTACCGCCTTTGCAGGTAC from Helicoverpa zea isolate HzStark_Cry1AcR chromosome 8, ilHelZeax1.1, whole genome shotgun sequence encodes the following:
- the LOC124632643 gene encoding THO complex subunit 2 isoform X2, whose translation is MGSHAKFVSDYCKTWDKSGKEQFVKHVTQFIKDDERSPLFTKSGKVSGLSQTIYDLLLSGLRGNLKKEAVLSALKEISVLHADIPSIILDVVSVLDAETCTDVQSEERTNFCHIIRELEPFISDKLLKERLEIDTLQDAGTLKNKLFYTKFIKIKTKLYYKQRKFNLFREESEGYAKLIVELNQEIIEKTEWKNLLEIIQSLIGCFNLDPNRALDIILESFESRTHSDQLFIPLIKNYMGDPQVISEVLGFKLGNMEVLENYKEPPPLMTVIALLLQHQVISLDDIYPWLRPDDSIMAKEAEKELKTVQDYIRKLSIVSTKGPQPNGPTEYVEAAADPQEYWGNQKLVLCEALLKVTAWREFAALSARLPTNIMPQRPAVALCNMLHALVEPIYRSNCRVAPKIIGKPIPPLKSSLAPPACKTFEDMKETVIPALILLGPSLHYDPILMYKIIRILRTARSMKEDPLHHEALTVLDAAILPALTLMDGNCCMAEEVYTLLKLYPYQCRYCLYSRWKNEAAERIPSLMRVRGNSLQRIKHIMKRVSKENIKPQGRLIGKLSHAAPTLIFDYMLLQIQTYDNLIGPVVESLKYLTSLSLDVLGYCVLEALCGGRAGGGAAHPAWLQALAAFAGAAFKKHNIELTALLQFVANRLKAQQSQDLLILKEIVQKMAGIEAAEEMTPEQLEAMAGGELLKGEAGYFSQVRNTKRSSARLKEAIVGNNLDISLCILAAQQRHCCVWKEYDEDLSSSGEPPGSQLKVVGRLADQCQDALVQLGTFLASSHAPDEYAARLPPLQELLRDYHVDADVAFFLHRPVLAQKIAARVEALRKQSDSKTESLEKSIERYTQAAQEALEPIVLSVTPILPNKVWEDISPEFYVTFWSLSMYDLRVPEESYDREIGRLKIAAANATKDSSQGTKGKKEQERFNALIDKLQEERRRQQEHVRRVVARLARECGGWFPARAAKSAKNETVTRLMQLCLFPRCVFTAADALYCAEFVHTVHSLRTPNFSTLLCYDRLFCDITYSVMSCTEGEAARYGTFLCKVLGTAMRWHGDKEAFHRECAHYPGFVTKYRVSNQFTEANDHVGYENYRHVCHKWHYKITKAMVVCLDSGDYVQIRNALIVLIRVLPHFPVLAKLAQIIERKIDKVKEEEKTQRQDLYVLATGYSGQLRQKGPNMMRESDFHQCVVLQVGDKHKLPGAAAPPAAAKDEPVAAKPDQDTAASPPQPLDAEKKESRSSDRRREDPEREKESKRESRSSLKERGKEEIRSKDRSPRERSHREERYLETISPPHDHRSAPDDIERDVKRRKVENSGNGKGSKEIEERSPEKEKRKAKLRGDERKERKMNRKRDRAEESVILEQKRRRDEQKAVIKMGSHQNGSQEDHHYEKYHKREKSPFRDRSHEEPRDNKHRRSNESKIRR
- the LOC124632643 gene encoding THO complex subunit 2 isoform X3; translation: MGSHAKFVSDYCKTWDKSGKEQFVKHVTQFIKDDERSPLFTKSGKVSGLSQTIYDLLLSGLRGNLKKEAVLSALKEISVLHADIPSIILDVVSVLDAETCTDVQSEERTNFCHIIRELEPFISDKLLKERLEIDTLQDAGTLKNKLFYTKFIKIKTKLYYKQRKFNLFREESEGYAKLIVELNQEIIEKTEWKNLLEIIQSLIGCFNLDPNRALDIILESFESRTHSDQLFIPLIKNYMGDPQVISEVLGFKLGNMEVLENYKEPPPLMTVIALLLQHQVISLDDIYPWLRPDDSIMAKEAEKELKTVQDYIRKLSIVSTKGPQPNGPTEYVEAAADPQEYWGNQKLVLCEALLKVTAWREFAALSARLPTNIMPQRPAVALCNMLHALVEPIYRSNCRVAPKIIGKPIPPLKSSLAPPACKTFEDMKETVIPALILLGPSLHYDPILMYKIIRILRTARSMKEDPLHHEALTVLDAAILPALTLMDGNCCMAEEVYTLLKLYPYQCRYCLYSRWKNEAAERIPSLMRVRGNSLQRIKHIMKRVSKENIKPQGRLIGKLSHAAPTLIFDYMLLQIQTYDNLIGPVVESLKYLTSLSLDVLGYCVLEALCGGRAGGGAAHPAWLQALAAFAGAAFKKHNIELTALLQFVANRLKAQQSQDLLILKEIVQKMAGIEAAEEMTPEQLEAMAGGELLKGEAGYFSQVRNTKRSSARLKEAIVGNNLDISLCILAAQQRHCCVWKEYDEDLSSSGEPPGSQLKVVGRLADQCQDALVQLGTFLASSHAPDEYAARLPPLQELLRDYHVDADVAFFLHRPVLAQKIAARVEALRKQSDSKTESLEKSIERYTQAAQEALEPIVLSVTPILPNKVWEDISPEFYVTFWSLSMYDLRVPEESYDREIGRLKIAAANATKDSSQGTKGKKEQERFNALIDKLQERRRQQEHVRRVVARLARECGGWFPARAAKSAKNETVTRLMQLCLFPRCVFTAADALYCAEFVHTVHSLRTPNFSTLLCYDRLFCDITYSVMSCTEGEAARYGTFLCKVLGTAMRWHGDKEAFHRECAHYPGFVTKYRVSNQFTEANDHVGYENYRHVCHKWHYKITKAMVVCLDSGDYVQIRNALIVLIRVLPHFPVLAKLAQIIERKIDKVKEEEKTQRQDLYVLATGYSGQLRQKGPNMMRESDFHQCVVLQVGDKHKLPGAAAPPAAAKDEPVAAKPDQDTAASPPQPLDAEKKESRSSDRRREDPEREKESKRESRSSLKERGKEEIRSKDRSPRERSHREERYLETISPPHDHRSAPDDIERDVKRRKVENSGNGKQGSKEIEERSPEKEKRKAKLRGDERKERKMNRKRDRAEESVILEQKRRRDEQKAVIKMGSHQNGSQEDHHYEKYHKREKSPFRDRSHEEPRDNKHRRSNESKIRR